In a genomic window of Venatoribacter cucullus:
- the prpB gene encoding methylisocitrate lyase, giving the protein MTPGQKFRKALADNKPLQIVGTINAYAAMMAERIGHQAIYLSGGGVANASYGLPDLGMTSLNDVLEDVRRITSASSLPLLVDIDTGWGGAFNITRTIQQMEKAGAAAVHIEDQVMQKRCGHRPNKEIVSKGEMVDRIKACVDARNDESFFIMARTDAFAQEGLEAAIERAQACVAAGADGIFAEAIKTEEHYRAFADALDVPILANITEFGQTELWNREQLGEWGAAMVLYPLSAFRAMNKAAETVYKSLLEEGDQRKVVDIMQTRMELYDYLNYHSFEQKLDSLFAEGKNK; this is encoded by the coding sequence GATCGTCGGCACCATCAACGCCTACGCCGCCATGATGGCGGAGCGCATTGGTCATCAGGCCATTTACCTGTCCGGCGGTGGTGTAGCCAACGCATCCTATGGTCTGCCGGATCTGGGCATGACCTCATTGAATGACGTGCTGGAAGATGTACGCCGTATCACGTCAGCCTCCAGCCTGCCGTTGCTGGTCGACATTGATACCGGCTGGGGTGGCGCGTTCAACATTACCCGTACCATCCAGCAGATGGAAAAAGCCGGCGCGGCTGCTGTGCACATCGAAGACCAGGTAATGCAGAAGCGCTGCGGCCACCGTCCGAACAAAGAGATCGTCTCCAAAGGCGAAATGGTTGACCGTATCAAAGCCTGTGTGGATGCCCGTAACGACGAGAGCTTCTTCATCATGGCCCGTACTGATGCTTTCGCCCAGGAAGGTCTGGAAGCCGCCATTGAGCGCGCCCAGGCCTGTGTGGCAGCCGGTGCTGACGGCATCTTCGCCGAAGCGATCAAAACCGAAGAACATTACCGCGCCTTTGCCGACGCACTGGACGTACCGATTCTGGCCAACATCACCGAATTCGGTCAGACCGAACTGTGGAACCGTGAACAATTGGGCGAGTGGGGTGCGGCGATGGTCCTGTACCCACTGAGCGCCTTCCGTGCTATGAACAAAGCCGCGGAAACTGTGTACAAGAGCCTGCTGGAAGAAGGCGACCAGCGTAAAGTGGTCGATATCATGCAGACCCGGATGGAGCTGTACGATTACCTGAACTACCACAGCTTCGAGCAGAAGCTCGACTCGCTGTTTGCCGAAGGTAAAAACAAGTAA
- the prpC gene encoding bifunctional 2-methylcitrate synthase/citrate synthase, which yields MAAGKQLSGAGLRGQVAGKTALSTVGKSGSGLTYRGYDVKDLAANCQFEEVAYLILKGELPNQAELDAYKAKLKSMRALPQALKEVLERIPASAHPMDVMRTGCSMLGNLETEESFGQQQDATDRMLALFPGLINYWYNFSHNGKRIEVETGADSIAEQFLWTLHGEKPSELHTQVMQASLILYAEHEFNASTFTARVCASTLSDMHSCITGAIGSLRGPLHGGANEAAMELIEGMNNPEHAEETLLGMLARKEKIMGFGHAIYSESDPRNAVIKEWSEKLAKANGDTNLYDISVRCEAVMWREKKLFCNADFFHASAYNYMGIPTKLFTPIFVCSRLTGWAAHVMEQRADNRIIRPSADYIGEAPRVVVAIADR from the coding sequence ATGGCAGCAGGAAAACAACTGAGCGGTGCGGGTCTGCGTGGTCAGGTCGCCGGTAAAACAGCTCTGTCGACCGTGGGTAAATCCGGTTCCGGTCTGACCTATCGTGGTTACGACGTCAAAGATCTGGCCGCTAATTGCCAGTTTGAAGAAGTGGCTTACCTGATTCTGAAAGGCGAACTGCCGAATCAGGCCGAGCTGGATGCCTACAAAGCCAAGCTCAAATCCATGCGGGCTCTGCCGCAGGCGTTAAAAGAAGTGCTGGAGCGTATTCCGGCCTCTGCGCATCCGATGGACGTGATGCGTACCGGCTGCTCCATGCTGGGCAACCTGGAAACCGAAGAAAGCTTCGGGCAGCAACAAGACGCCACCGACCGTATGCTGGCGCTGTTCCCGGGCCTGATCAACTACTGGTACAACTTTAGCCACAACGGTAAGCGCATTGAAGTGGAAACCGGTGCCGACTCCATTGCTGAACAGTTCCTGTGGACGCTGCACGGTGAAAAACCGTCCGAGCTGCACACCCAGGTAATGCAGGCTTCGCTGATTCTGTACGCCGAACACGAATTCAACGCCTCTACCTTCACCGCTCGTGTCTGCGCTTCCACTCTGAGCGATATGCACTCCTGCATCACCGGCGCCATCGGTTCTCTGCGTGGCCCGCTGCACGGCGGTGCTAACGAAGCAGCGATGGAACTGATTGAAGGCATGAACAATCCGGAACACGCCGAAGAAACCTTGCTGGGTATGCTGGCGCGCAAAGAGAAAATCATGGGCTTCGGTCATGCCATTTACTCTGAATCTGATCCGCGTAACGCCGTGATCAAAGAGTGGAGCGAAAAACTGGCCAAGGCCAACGGCGACACCAACCTGTACGACATTTCCGTACGTTGCGAAGCGGTGATGTGGCGCGAGAAGAAACTGTTCTGTAACGCCGACTTCTTCCACGCGTCGGCCTACAACTACATGGGCATTCCGACCAAACTGTTCACCCCGATTTTCGTCTGCTCCCGCCTGACTGGCTGGGCTGCGCATGTAATGGAACAACGCGCCGACAACCGCATTATCCGTCCGAGCGCGGATTACATCGGTGAAGCGCCGCGTGTTGTGGTAGCGATTGCTGATCGTTGA